A portion of the Candidatus Pristimantibacillus lignocellulolyticus genome contains these proteins:
- the folE gene encoding GTP cyclohydrolase I FolE, which translates to MAGKKDYVNSQVSSNRDKIEGHITEILKLIGEDVEREGLLETPARVTRMYEEIFAGYEVEPREVLGAMFDEDHEELVIVKDIVYYSQCEHHMAPFFGKVHIGYLPSGKIVGLSKLARLVEAVSRRLQVQERITTQIADVLVEELSPRGVIVVVEGEHLCMCARGVKKPGSKTITTALRGEYKQEPALRAEFMSLLKQ; encoded by the coding sequence ATGGCGGGGAAGAAAGATTACGTCAATTCGCAGGTTTCTAGCAACCGAGATAAGATTGAAGGGCATATAACAGAAATCTTAAAATTAATAGGTGAAGATGTAGAACGTGAAGGTTTGCTTGAGACTCCAGCACGAGTGACTCGTATGTATGAGGAGATTTTTGCTGGCTATGAAGTTGAGCCACGTGAAGTTTTAGGAGCAATGTTCGACGAAGATCATGAAGAACTCGTAATCGTAAAAGATATCGTATATTATAGTCAATGCGAACATCATATGGCTCCATTTTTCGGTAAGGTTCATATAGGATATTTACCTAGTGGAAAGATCGTCGGATTGAGCAAATTGGCTCGTCTAGTTGAAGCAGTATCACGTAGATTACAAGTACAAGAGCGTATTACTACTCAAATTGCGGACGTATTAGTAGAAGAATTATCTCCTCGTGGTGTTATTGTCGTAGTAGAGGGTGAACATCTATGTATGTGTGCAAGAGGTGTTAAAAAGCCTGGTAGTAAGACGATTACGACTGCTTTACGTGGAGAGTACAAGCAAGAGCCTGCGTTAAGGGCGGAGTTTATGTCCTTACTTAAGCAATAA
- a CDS encoding YneF family protein — MEWYNYVIPIVTLLIGAVVGFLIGVYYLRKQLENMQNNPEMLQKMAKQMGYNLNNKQMQKAQNMMKNQKFPR, encoded by the coding sequence ATGGAATGGTATAATTATGTGATTCCGATTGTAACGCTTCTTATTGGTGCAGTAGTTGGCTTCCTTATTGGAGTATACTACTTGCGTAAGCAGCTTGAAAATATGCAGAATAATCCTGAGATGCTACAGAAGATGGCTAAGCAAATGGGCTATAATCTGAACAATAAACAGATGCAAAAAGCTCAAAATATGATGAAAAATCAGAAGTTCCCTCGCTAG
- the queG gene encoding tRNA epoxyqueuosine(34) reductase QueG, producing the protein MDKWQKLKNELKQAARDLGIDAIGIASPDPFVVLKERLIRHRELGRESGFEAKDLDRRTDPSLIFDRPKSIIAIAVAYSSKLENAPKSEEGARRGIMARSAWGNDYHYVLRDRMDKLEAWLREREPELRSESMVDTGELSDRAVAERAGIGFSAKNCSIISPELGSWIYLGEIITNLPLPPDDEVTEQCGTCTKCIDACPTGALVGAGQLDSQKCVSFLTQTKGMISDEHMRKIGNRLYGCDTCQIVCPINRGKNWTHHEDLIPDVEVAKPLLIPLLTIGNKEFKEKYGYTSAAWRGKKPIQRNAVIALGNFKDSTAVPALTKVLTDDPREVLRATAAWSLGRIGGDESLAVLQSAMVREKDKETINQINLSINNINSGKSK; encoded by the coding sequence ATGGACAAATGGCAAAAATTAAAAAATGAATTAAAGCAAGCAGCTAGGGATTTGGGGATAGATGCGATTGGCATTGCATCACCTGATCCTTTCGTTGTATTAAAAGAGCGGTTGATACGACATCGTGAATTAGGTAGAGAGTCAGGCTTTGAGGCAAAAGATTTGGATCGTAGAACCGATCCTTCCCTTATATTTGATCGACCTAAAAGTATTATCGCCATTGCTGTTGCATATTCTTCCAAGTTAGAGAATGCTCCCAAATCAGAAGAGGGTGCCAGACGTGGTATTATGGCACGCTCTGCCTGGGGCAATGATTATCATTATGTACTGCGAGATCGAATGGACAAGCTTGAAGCATGGTTAAGAGAGCGTGAGCCAGAGTTGCGTAGTGAGAGTATGGTTGATACTGGGGAGTTGTCTGATCGTGCTGTAGCCGAGCGCGCAGGCATCGGATTTAGTGCAAAAAATTGTTCGATTATTTCACCTGAGCTAGGTTCTTGGATCTATCTGGGGGAGATCATAACTAATTTACCGTTGCCCCCAGATGATGAGGTGACGGAACAATGTGGTACATGTACGAAATGTATTGATGCTTGTCCTACTGGAGCATTAGTCGGAGCCGGACAATTAGATTCTCAGAAATGTGTATCATTCCTAACTCAGACTAAAGGGATGATCTCGGATGAGCATATGCGTAAAATAGGAAACCGATTGTATGGTTGTGATACCTGTCAAATAGTCTGCCCGATCAATCGTGGGAAAAACTGGACACATCATGAAGATTTGATTCCAGATGTTGAAGTCGCAAAGCCGCTTCTTATTCCACTATTAACAATAGGAAATAAGGAGTTCAAAGAAAAATATGGCTATACTTCTGCAGCATGGCGTGGTAAAAAACCAATTCAACGGAATGCAGTTATTGCATTAGGGAATTTTAAAGATTCGACAGCAGTCCCTGCGCTTACGAAAGTGCTAACGGATGATCCTAGAGAGGTCTTGCGAGCAACTGCTGCATGGTCACTCGGCAGAATAGGTGGGGACGAATCATTAGCTGTATTACAATCGGCAATGGTAAGAGAGAAAGATAAAGAAACAATTAACCAAATTAATTTGTCAATAAATAACATTAATAGTGGTAAAAGTAAGTGA
- the rnhA gene encoding ribonuclease HI, with protein sequence MKEVKIYTDGACSGNPGPGGYGAILFFGEHRKEISGGQRDSTNNRMEILAVIKALEVLNEKCQVTVYSDSAYVVNCFQKGWIFGWMRNGWMNSKKQPVENQDLWKQLWQLMQQHRVEYVKVKGHSDNEFNNRCDELARAAIRSL encoded by the coding sequence TTGAAGGAAGTAAAGATTTATACAGATGGTGCTTGTTCTGGCAATCCAGGGCCTGGTGGGTACGGAGCCATATTATTCTTCGGAGAACATCGTAAAGAAATAAGTGGCGGTCAGCGGGACTCGACGAACAATAGAATGGAAATACTAGCAGTTATTAAAGCGTTAGAAGTATTGAATGAGAAATGCCAAGTGACAGTATATAGTGATTCTGCATACGTTGTGAATTGTTTTCAAAAAGGTTGGATTTTTGGATGGATGCGTAATGGATGGATGAATAGTAAGAAGCAACCCGTTGAGAATCAAGATCTATGGAAACAACTATGGCAACTGATGCAGCAACATCGTGTGGAATACGTGAAGGTGAAAGGACATAGCGATAATGAATTTAATAATCGTTGTGATGAATTGGCCAGAGCGGCAATTAGGAGCTTGTAA
- the lepB gene encoding signal peptidase I has translation MITEIWDWIKTIVIAFIIVFLVQMFLFSLAIVSGKSMEPTLLHKEWLFSNKIVYHISSPKLNDIVVLKNPRIADNPDDKYFVKRVVGGPGDHIEIVNGQLVRNGEVVEEAYTDSEIEGQQEIDIVVPEGMYYVMGDNRKLMMSNDSRSFGPVAEATIVGRIDGIIFPFNKFEWY, from the coding sequence ATGATAACTGAAATATGGGATTGGATTAAAACGATTGTTATTGCATTTATTATCGTATTTCTTGTACAGATGTTTTTATTTTCTCTTGCTATAGTCAGTGGGAAATCGATGGAACCAACATTGCTTCATAAAGAATGGTTATTTTCTAATAAAATAGTATATCATATTTCATCTCCGAAATTGAATGATATCGTTGTATTAAAAAATCCGAGAATAGCAGATAATCCTGATGATAAATATTTTGTGAAGCGCGTCGTAGGTGGACCAGGAGACCATATAGAGATTGTTAACGGTCAACTTGTTCGAAATGGTGAAGTTGTTGAAGAAGCATACACCGATTCAGAAATTGAAGGGCAACAAGAGATAGATATTGTTGTACCAGAAGGTATGTACTATGTTATGGGTGATAACCGCAAACTTATGATGAGCAATGACAGTCGATCTTTTGGTCCGGTAGCAGAAGCAACGATTGTTGGTAGAATAGACGGTATTATATTCCCATTTAACAAATTCGAATGGTACTAG
- a CDS encoding GNAT family N-acetyltransferase: MKLRSIKLSDTRKITELFEEVLSEECYEQTIEAFGRQLSWDSDLVLVAEADEKIVGVIIGTIDNNKGYYYRIAVSASYQRQGVGKQLANALKQRFEEKKVTKIYVTADEHNEPILPLFESIGFVASDFIRSFQKLSIVAG; the protein is encoded by the coding sequence ATGAAGTTGCGTTCAATTAAGTTATCGGATACTCGAAAAATTACTGAGTTATTCGAAGAGGTCTTATCAGAAGAATGTTATGAGCAAACTATTGAGGCATTTGGTCGACAGTTAAGTTGGGATAGTGATCTTGTACTTGTCGCTGAGGCTGATGAGAAAATTGTAGGCGTAATTATTGGCACAATCGATAATAATAAAGGTTATTATTATAGAATTGCTGTGTCAGCATCATATCAAAGACAAGGAGTAGGCAAACAACTTGCCAATGCCTTGAAACAACGCTTCGAAGAAAAGAAAGTAACGAAAATTTACGTTACAGCTGATGAACATAATGAGCCAATACTACCGTTATTTGAGTCGATAGGCTTTGTAGCATCAGATTTTATCCGATCTTTCCAAAAGTTAAGTATTGTAGCAGGTTAA